From the genome of Trachemys scripta elegans isolate TJP31775 chromosome 2, CAS_Tse_1.0, whole genome shotgun sequence:
CTGCTGAAACATTTTGGTGGTGATAAATCAACATGCAGCATTTTGAATGTTCACcctttttaacttaaaaaaaaaattgtacgtAAAAAAGAGAATTTCAAAACAAGAAGTCATTTTGGTGTGAAAACTCGCAACTTGttgtcaaaatgggatgtttagacatttttcaaaacattttttccaatttttgtaaatgaaattttgtcaaaattgacacgATTCCGTGAAAAAATTTGGTTgaatcaaaatggcattttccaaaggaaagcTGTTTTGACAAAAATCTTCTGACAGCTCTATTTCTTTAGCTTAAGTTTTAGAGGTTTGTGCTTTTAGTGCTGGAGTTCCAGGTCCTCTGAGCCTAGGCAGACGAGAAAGACAAAGcgtgggagaaaggaagaattatgtatccacattttacaggtggggacaTGAGTTGCTGATAAATCAGAGTCCAGAGATAGATCCaaatctaaatatggatttagaagcctcATGTTTAGTATCTGGCTTTGAAAATGATGACCATGTTGCTTGCCCTGAAGAGGTCAGGGGCAAAGGTGGAGACATGCTTAATAGTGATCGATTGAGCGCTttgaatctatttagcttaacaaagagaagattaaggggcgACTTGGTCACAGTCTatcatggggagcaaatatttaatactggGGTTTTCAGTCTAGCAGgggaaggtctaacatgatccagtagctggaagttgaagctagacaaactcagactggaaataaggtgtaaacttttagcggtgagagtaattaaccataggaacaatttgccaagggtcacagtggattcttcatcactgggaCTTTTTACaagcaagactggatgtctttctaacagatctgctctaggaattattgggggggccttctctggcctgtgtaatacagatcagactaggtgatcacaatggacctttctggctttggaatccatGACAGGGGGTTTGGGACAGAAACACTATTCCAGGCGTCTGGGGTGAAGCAAAGGAGACCCGGCTGCCTGTAGGAGCAGATGAGCTGGATTggcagagcagggtgggtgtgagggctccagatgAGCtgtaggcaggagcagagctgggcagtgcTTTAGGGATGCCAATTCTGTGAATGACGCCAGGTTGGTTAGGGGGCCTCCTTCCTCCCCGTTACAGGAGAGCAGTCCAGATCAGCCTGGCCCATCCTCCAAACACCCATCCCTGTCCTCCTTAGTGGCTAGAGAAGGGCAGGGCACAGGGCTCCTCTGATGGGGAAACCAGAGCCGGAGCTGCTTGGGCAGGTCCTGGGACACATCTGCTCTTCTAGGGGAGGAGTCATGGAGCATCTCAGGCTGTCCACGGCAGGAGAAAATAGGATGAACCCTGGTGTAGAGAGGAGACTGGCCAGGAGCCTTAAGGTCTTGGCGGAGGCTGGTCCTTCTCCATCCTTTTCCTGGAGCCAACAAGGTTGCCGGGTGCCAAGTGAGATGGGTATGAAGTAAGGGGAGGGGATGAGTGCTGGAGATAGGGTTGTAGGGGGCTCTATGGTGTTCAGTAACATGGgtagctcccccccccaccctaggaACTGGTCATCATGCCCCTTGTCACTCACCCAGCCACATCAGCACCGGGGATAGGTCTGGGGTAGGGGGCACAGGCCACGTAGGGTTCCCACTAGGCAGAGATTCCCAGAGCTTTTCACTGGGCAGCCCCCTTTGTAGTTCCATGTCCCATGCACGCCCAcctttttctcccctctccttcccagccaagccctgcccccaagaCCCCTACTTGGCTCTGCCCAGCCCCCTTGCTCTCTCTCCTAGCATGCTGCTCCCTCAGGACATGATCCCTACCAGGCTGCACCTGCTGACTCCATCTGGTGGCTTCAGCTGCTTCCTCCATGTTGCAGCTGCCCACCCACCACTGCTGCCCAGCACTGGGGGCATGTGCAGGGTAGCAATGGGTCCTAAGAGGCGGGCTCACTCTCCAATCCTTCCCCTTGTGCACCGGCTGCCTCCTGCTCCTCGGCAAGTAGCAAGGACGTGGGACTGTCTGACTTCACATCAGGTCCTCGTGCGCCCCCGATAACCTCCTGcggcaccccacagtttgaaaacctatGCCCTCGGGGATCAAGCCATGGTGCTAACATAGCTCTGCTGAGcaaaaggggaggagggcaggataCAGGCTACCGCTGATGGAGTGGCTGAGATGAGACTGTTGACCAGGGCTACGTTGATCAGATTACTGGGGACAGAGCCCTGCTCGTGATCGGGAAGGGGACGGGTGCTGGCGGCAGGGAAGGAGCTGCCCGTGGAAGGCAGGGGAATAAGGAAGTATCCCTACCTGCTTTGGGAGCAGCTCCTGGGTATGAAGTTCTTGGTTTGTGCCTTGTTTTCTCTAGACTCCACTTTTTGGGGGCATGGAGACGTTTAAGCAGGTGCATCTACAGATTAGAATGGTCACACAGGGACTTCCTCGACGCAGTGACTAgcatcctgccctgctcccagccctggtgtCAGTGCAACCCTGGGGGCTGCAAGAAAGTCCTCCATCTCTCTTCCACTGGCTGCACCAAGGGCCTTGTGAAAAGGATCCATTCCTGGAGAGCTCTAAGCAACTCCTGGTgcggcagagggcgctcctgccccagctcttcCCGCAGCTCCAGCTCACACAGATTGCTCCTTTAACTTTCTGTGTCCAGAGGCATTGCAACGAAAGGCGCTGGGCGAGGCTTTCAGGAAGCTGCTCCACGCTGAGCTGGAAAGGGCCATAAGGAAGggccaaagggggtggggggagggaattaaCCTCTGACTAAAGTGCTGGAAGCCTGTGATGAATGAACTGTGTCAGGGCGGCAGGCAAAGCCCAGCCTGAGAGTGGAAAGGTGTCTAGACCAAACAGCTGGTCTAAGAGCTATCCAGTGCCATGTGGCAGCTGGGAAAGAGATATAGGGGGCAAGCCTGGATTCCTGATGTTCTACCAAACCTCCCTTATCCCAGGGGACAGCCTGGAGGATAATAGCGGCTTTTAAAATCGGAGTGAATTCTCTCAGGAAAAAATGGGAATAAAACACTGAAAAGATCTTTATAGGTTCAGTTCAATTCCTGCTACAGTGGTCACAGACCGTCCCTGTGACGTCCCAGGGCAGAGACCCAGTACAAGGCCATGAACCACTTAAGTACTGTTTAACAGACCTAAGCCACATATGGGCCATGTGCTGGTCCCACTGCCCAAGGGAGAATTTCACCTTGTCCGGGAAGCAAATTGGTATCTAATTGTCCCTGGCTTTGAAAGACCATAGTGGGCTCTTGCATTAATAGGTAGTGGTGATGCGCAGTCAATACTTTAATATGGGGCTTCCTGTGAAATATACCATGAcaactccatccccacccccagcccagtttcataggttccaaggccagaatggaccattcatagattcatagaagattagggttggaagagacctcaggaggtcatctagtccaacctcctgctcaaagcaggaccaatccccaactaaatcatcccagccagggccttaaaaatctctaaggatggagattccaccacctccctaggtaacccattccagtgcttcaccaccctcctagtgaaaaagtttttcctaatatccaacctaaacctcccccactgcaacttgagaccattactccttgttctgtcatctgccaccactgagaacagctgagctccatcctctttggaaccccccttcaggtagttgaaggcttctatcaaatccccccactcttttcttctacagactaaataagcacagttccctcagcctttccttgtCAGTCAtgggccccagccccctgatcattttcgttgccctccactggactctccaatttgttcacatcccttctgtagtggggggcccaaaactggatgcaatactctgaccatctagtctgacctcctgcatagcagagGCCAggagacttccctgaattaactcctgtttgcactagagcagatctttgagaAAAACACCCCATCTTGACTGAAAtgctgccagtgatggagaatcacccTGGGTAAATTGCTCAAGTGGTGAATTACCTACGTGCTGAGTACTTCACTGGAGCGACCCCCATGTACACCAGCGAAGGAGCTGGCCCATTGAGCACAAGTGAAGATGCCCTTAAAACAGTTCATCTCACAGGAGAGGATGAATGGTCCGGGCTTAAGGCACCAGCCTGTACCCTGGGAGGCCTGCattcaattctcagctctgctgcaAGCATCCCTGGGCATGTCCCTTAGCCACTCTGggtctcagttccctgtctgtacaatggggatcagAGCACAGGGATGTGTGAGGATAAAGACATTTACCCGCTAATTTGGAGGTGCTCGGATACTAGGatatgggaggggagggtgttagATAGGAGTGGGAGGGGACATTTTGCCAGATCCTGGGGTTTGAAATAATCCCTGCCACTGGGCTCTCACTCTCCATCAGCATCACGGAGAGAGAATCATGTCTGGCTCTCCGATCAAGGCAGTTTCTGTAACGCTGTCCTATTCCTGCCCTTAAGCAATGCCTCTTGCGGGCGCCAATGTCAAAAAGTGACAGGAGGGGGGCTTCCGAAGGGGTGGGGTAATGTGATTTCATTGGCAAAGGGAGGGGCCGCAGGAAATACGGGATGCTTGGCTAGCATTTTGAGAAGGAGCCGTCGTAAAGATGTTTACTCTCAAAAAGTACTTAATTCAGTCACGGCATCGGGAAAATGTTTCCATTCACCGTGAGAACTGGGGCTGGGGTCTGGGGGCAGCTGCCAAGTGCAGGCAAAGCAGAGCTGGTTCTAACCCAGTCCTGGCACTGACATCGTTTAGGGTAACCAAAGAGCTGCTAGAGATCGCTAGAGCGCAGCGTGCCCCTCATGGGTCCCTATGCTAGGGGCtgcctggggatgggggagctcCCCGTCCAACAACGGGCTCTGTTGGCTCTTCGCCAGCTTGGGAGGGAAACCACAGCtgaagagctgcagctgctttctgTTTTCTCATGCCACTCAGGGGAGCAGGGGCCTCGGAGACTCTGGCCCTTGATTTTAAATGTGAAAGCAGCAagagtttggtttttttgttcttgAGCTACAAGGGCAGGGGGGGTTGAATCAGCCTGGTAACAGTCCGTGTTTGCAAGGAGGGACATGCTGACCCCACAGTAAAACAGCCACCATCTCCAAAGCCGGCACTGGTACCAGGATCCTTTAAAACACCGAACTCTTCCTCTGGAGCTAAAGGAAGACCCAGTGACGGCTCTGTTCTTTCGAAAGTGCAGCCAGCCATCAGAACTGGATCATGCACACTCTGCATAGTGCCCAGTCCTGGTCCCACTGAGCTCAGTGGCAAACATCTCCCATCAGCacgtgcaggattgggaccttgccGTCCACTGAAATGGGTGGAAACTGGATTGGTTCCAACAGGGCCGATCAGTTCTAGGGTTTGTCTCCCAGGAGCGCCTGTAGGGCTTGGATGTGGTCAGAGCcgcattgtgccaggcgctgcacagacacagcgaGAGAGATGCTCACACTAAATAGACAAGGGCAGGGCATGGGAAACAGAGCCGGTGCCTTGTCCCAGCTCACAGGCAGGGCTGGAAACAGACCCAGGCCTCCCATGACCGAGCTATGGCCACAGTGCACATGGCTACTACCGCTTCGCTTCCTTGTAGCCTTTACTATCCTGCCAGCCTGGTTGGCACCTTCCTTTCCAAGGCCAGTGAGTTTcaaggggaagctgaggcagaggaAAGTCCCTGGGGGTCCACCCAGGGTGGTGGCTTTACCGCTCATATGGCTCAAAAACGCTTGGCCGGGTTGTCCTCAAACTTTGCAGCAGGGCCCCTTTTTCCCTGCCCCGACCCCCTGGTCTCTGAGCCTGAGCCCTAGTGGGGGCTAAAGGGGGACGTGTGCCGGGCCATGCGTGGAAACGGGAGGatccccccccccggagccccttgtggagcagccagggggctgggggaggccgAGCCCCCAGGGCACCGACTTGCAGCGAGGTAGGTGGCTCTGGCTGCTCTGCAAAGCGGCggctgcttccctcctccccccgccttctccccgccccagcccttgTCTCCTCCCTCCTCGCCCCGCTGCCGGTGCCTGCCAAGGGGATGGCGCGGAGCTGCCTGACATCACACGCCGGGGATGGGGGAAcgaccacacagcccctgccgcGGCTGCCTTCAAAAGCGGCGGAGGCGGCTCCCGACTCGTCCCGCAGTCCGGGCAGGCGCAGGGGCCGGCGGGCGAGACTTGGGCAAACTTCTTGCGCGCCAGGGAGCGCAGCCGGCGAGGGAGCGCGCAGCCTGGGGGCTCCCGCGCTGATGCGCCCCGGCCCCGATGGGGGCTTCTGAGCGCGGGGAGCCGAGGCTGCAACCGAGCCCGGAGAGCGGggcgctccccacccccctcggATTTGCTCTTTAGAAGCCCCCCCCGCAGCCTCATTTGGGGGCCCCAAGCCATGGACAGCCCCGAGGGCTACTCGGTCCAAGCCACCGCGGCCATCGCTGCCATCATCACCTTCCTCATCCTCTTCACCATCTTCGGCAACGTGCTGGTGATCATCGCCGTGCTCACCAGCCGGTCCCTCAAGGCCCCCCAGAACCTCTTCCTGGTGTCCCTGGCAGCGGCCGACATCCTGGTGGCCACCCTCATCATCCCCTTTTCCCTCGCCAATGAGCTGATGGGCTACTGGCACTTCCGGAAGACCTGGTGCGAGATCTACCTGGCCTTGGACGTTCTCTTCTGCACCTCCTCCATCGTGCATCTCTGCGCCATCAGCCTGGACCGGTACTGGTCCGTCAGCCAGGCCATCGAGTACAACTCCAAGAGGACCCCCAAGAGGATCAAGGGCATCATCCTCATTGTGTGGATGATCGCGGCCTTCATTTCCCTGCCTCCCCTCATCTACAAGGGGAACAAGAAGGACAGCCAGGATGGCAGGCCGCAGTGCAAACTCAACGAGGAGGCGTGGTACATCCTCTCCTCCAGCATCGGCTCCTTCTTTGCCCCCTGCATCATCATGATCCTGGTCTACCTGCGGATTTACTTTATAGCGAAGCACCGGACCCGGCAAGGCTCCAGGGGCAAGAAGTCCAAGGCTGAGAAGAAGGGGACATCTAAGAAAATCACTGGCCCGACCTCTGAgacctctccccagcagctgagtGAAAGGGAACCCAATGGGCATCAGGTGCCCAATGAGGATAGTGACCAGCCGGCGACCCCTACGCTCCCTGCCCACAGGACGTCTCTCCTGagcctggaggaggagcagcagcagctgccgccaTCTGCCACTAACCCTTGCCAGCCCCAATCGGAGAAGAAAGAGTCTTCTGGCTCCAGTCCGCTGGAGCGCTCCCCGCACTGCAGCCTCAAGCAGCGCAACGGGCACCCCCAGAGCTCTGTCAAGGGCATGGAGACCCTGGCCACTGCCAAGGGGGAGGTGCTGCTGGTGAGGAGGGTGAAGACCCTGAGTGCCAACCCTTGGAAGAGGAAGACCCACCTCAACCGGGAGAAGAGGTTCACCTTTGTCCTAGCCGTGGTAATCGGGGTCTTTGTCCTCTGCTGGttccctttcttctttctctaTAGCCTGGGGGCCATCTGCCCAGAACTCTGCAAGGTCCCCAACAGCGTGTTCCAGTTCTTCTTCTGGATTGGCTACTGCAACAGCTCCTTGAACCCTGTGATCTACACCATCTTCAACCAGGACTTCCGCAAGGCCTTCCGCAAGATCCTCTGCAGGCAGGGGACTCAGACTGCCTGGTGAGAGAGCAGAGGGGAGGTGGGAGACTGTAGGTtgaggtgtgggggtgagggtggggggggaatagTGGCAACATTCCACCGATGCTATTTAAAACACGTCTATTTATTCATCAGCTTTTGTGTTTGCAAAGAGTGGGGATGGGCAGTGGATACAAAAGACTGTTTTAAAGACTGTTTTGGATCAGCCTTTTTATATTTCCTGCAAACGAGTTAAAACCCCGGCCCGTTTGCCAATGTATTTTCTACCAAGCTGGGGAGCCTTTAATGTGCATGCCATTCATATGGGTGGGATGAGAAAAACTCTCTTCCCACCAACTCTGCAGAGGAGAGTATGTGTGACCTGCCTTCCAGGTAACTACAAGAGAGTCTCCTGCCagtctctcttccttctttctgTCTCCCATTGGAGGTTGGAGTGGTTAGACTCAGAAAGAAATCTGACCCGGGCCACACTTTCTCTCTGCTTAGGAAGGCAAGGGCCAAATTTGATGCTGGTCACAGCTGCATTGTGCCCTTTTATGCCAGCTGTGTGGTGGGTCACAAACATGTACAGAGCTCATGTGATTATGGAGGTTTAATGCAGTAAAGGTTTCAGTCtgtgtgggccagattctgctctcggCTTCACTGGGGTAATTCTCGCTAAATCACAGGGCCAGGGTTCACCGATTCCTTCATACTGGGACCCCCATGGAACTCTTCTGCAATGGAGCTGGGATCTAGCTCAGACATGTCTCTCCCATTTAGCAGCATGGGGATGGTGGGGTGGTTGTCAACCCCAGATTGAGAACCCATGCCATAGGATTTCTGGGTGACAGTTCCCAGTGTGGGGGCCCTAGTGCGGACAAGGCTCCCGTGACAGCCTGTGCTTTTAACACCATGTCAGCATGACCTCCTGTGAGCATGGGGTTAAAAGGTCAGTGGTGGCAGGTGCAGTGTCTACGCCAGGGCTCCCACTAGTGGAGCTGCTAGCAAGGGGGGGAACTTGGGGAGGGACAAGCTGGTATGGACACAAGGGTTTTTATAGGATTGACGCACTTGGGACCGAGAGGAGAGTTTGGGCGTGAGGATTTTCCTTCCttggttcctttttttttatgaaaagaagaattctttcttttttcctcctttctttttgCTCAGCCCGTACAACGtacaccccccttccctgtaTCTACCCCAGTCCGTCACCTTTCTACAGAATTCAGAACAAAGCATGCGGTCAAAGTCGCTCACAGATCCTGGAAAcagacagaatctggccccattctCCAGGATGCCGAGTCTTCTAGGACTCAAATTTGCTTGATAGCTTCTGTCATTACCTCTAGGATCTGTAGCTCCTTCAGCAGTTTGTCTCTCTGATGTttgtctcttctccccctcccccaaacgcATACTGAGCTCTCCAAAGCAAATAGTATCTGTTTGCAAGGAACAAAAGTATTCAATCAAAGCATCTATGGTATGAATGCAAGTGGGAAAGAGAAGGTGGTTAATCAAGGATGTGTTAGTAGCTTTGATACGGTGTTTCTAAGCCTGAATCGTTCTTTTAAAAACGACACAACAGCCTAATTTTGCACATCAGAATGGGAGCTGTGAGCAGGAGACATCTTTCTGGTTCTCACTCCTTGGCCATTGTGGGAGCTTTGTGTCATTTCCCCCTTAGACCCGTGTTTAATAAGATCATACCACCCCCTCACAGCAGGGATGGGATCTTCTTTCCCGGGTCTCTCTGTCACCCATACAAACTCTGGGTACAGCGTCAGCTGCCTGGAACTCTGCAAAAGTGGGATCCAGAACCAGTAAGAGTTGACACTTGCACGGAGCTTTTTAAATCCGTAGAActctaagcactttacaagccTGAGTGAGCCTCATTTTACAGGGGGCAAAACTGATTCTCAGGGGAGGAAGTAACTTGCCTATGGTTCAGACACCAAGTGGGTGTCAGAGATGAGaaaagaacccaggcgtcctgattcccagtccagtggccTGACTAGTGGGAAAaaaacccaggcatcctgactgcCAGTCCTGTGCTCTTTTAGTGTGGACCATTCTGGCTCCAATTGGTTATTGAAATTACAATTAGCCAGTGctgattttaaagtatcttgttaCCACTTATGGACTCCACATTGAAATGCAGCGTTCTCCCCGCTTTCCAAGCAGTCTGTGGAGAGATGAAAAATAGCGGGGGTGGATTTTTGCCCCTGACCCTGTACACGGAAGAGAGTTGAGGAAAACCTATAACATCCAGTGGAAGTGAGGAGGAGGTTTGCTGTCTCCGAACCTGTCACCTGCAGGGGCAGTGGGATGACGCATGCCACTTGGGCTGCCTGTGTTTTGCCTCTGGCTGCATGTGGTATTGCAACATGGGGTGGGTTATGGTGGGCGTGGGCTCTCTTTGGAGCTGCTGTGAGTCTCTGTGCCCCGTAACCATATCCCCGTGAATGGCAGGAGTTGTGTTTTCTCCCGCTGTAGTGTGTGTGGAATGATGTTGATGAAAAGTCTTGAGATATTTtaacaataaaagatattttgtaATAAGCGAGTGTGTGTACTGTCTGAGGGCCATAATAACGCTTAGCACTCTCCAGCTATTGACTGTGTAGCAATAACCTCGAGACGGGACATGGGGCGTAATTAGGTATCAGGAGCCCCATTCTGcagctgggaaaactgaggcacaaagagaccgtatgacttgcccatggtcacccagtGAGTCAGCGGCATAGCTGGggatagattcatagatgttaaggccaggaGGAGGGACGATTATGATCAGCCACTCTGATCTCCcgcataacccaggccagaggCTCTCGCCCAGGGGTGCCTGTATCATGCCACATGACTTGtgattgaactagagcagatattttagaacagaacccaggagtcccggctgCCAACCCTGGGCACAGTTCCAGGCTGCTCCTCAAAACCAGACATGTTTTTTTAAGCCCTTTAAGAATGTGCAATtaagggggtgaaatcctgaccctgttttgctattgacttcaccCTCTCAGCTGGGGCATTCAAGCCTAGGTCAGCTTGAGGGACATGGCATGGGCTTCATGGGCTGCCAGGACTCTGCCCTTTGCAGCATTGCCATCTAGGGCGATCAATAGGGGGCTCGGTGATAGGGCTACACAAGGTACTGGCGGGGGTTCTAGCTCCCCACCACGCTTGCCAGCGCTGGGGAGTTCACACGCTTTCCCCAGGCTTGGCAAGAGAGGGGCTGGCTAGATCCCAGATGGGAGAGGGGCTCTGTGGTCATGTGGTCTGTGCTGGCACCAGGGAGATCCAGGGCTAATCACCAGGGCCCGAGCAGTGCGTTCTGGAGCCGCCGCAAAGCTGATGACTCATTCTCTCTGCTCTGGCAGTTGGAGCTGGGAAGGAAACAACTCTCCAGCAAACTCTACCCTTGGGGCCGCAGGACTGGAGCAGGAGGCCAAGCGAACCTCTTCGCCAGAGCTGGGCTTGGATATCTCTTGCAGGGGGGTCTCCTCTGAGGGCCCCATTTTCCTGCGCTCCTAAGGGTGACCCCAAACTCTCTCCTGTGCCCCTAACACACCTGCAAATCTAAAGCGCCTCCATTGAAATCAGCCAAGGGATAGGGGTGTCAAACAGCAACCttgggttctttttttaaataaaggttgaaGTCAAATTAACTCAAACTACATCTCTAGTGGACCGACTCTGTTACTAATCCAGCTACATACAGTCTAGAAATGCTCCTGAGTTCCCACTGTAAATGATTCGGAGGCTCCAGGTCCGTGATGGGCTATAAACCCCAAGCCTTCCCCCCGAGCACCACGCGCGTGACCTTTTTCCCGGGGCTGGTTTATTTATTGAAAGCTCCGCCAACACATTTTGGCTGCTTGATAAACGACTCTGCGACCCAACATGGGAAGCGGGCAGCAAGGCTGGATGAGAAGAATGTTCACGGCGAGGAatagaacaaaatgtttttttggaaGGCCAAGATAAAGTTATTTATGGAATcgcatggaaaaaataaaaaataaacaaaaaataatccgCTCCAAGGCGCCACCTGGCCCATGTACAATATCAGCCCCTGGTACTGCACACAGACCCATAGACTACCTAATGCCATGTACGCCTGACCTTGTTGTAGTAGGACACAGAGGCTTCAACCGGGTTAGCCCCTCTATGTGCTGTGTTCACACAGACTGGAAGACAGCCCTTGCCCggaagagcttccagtctaaactGGATGGAGGGGAAATGCCAGCACAGAGAGATGGAGATTTGCCCTAAATCAGTGGCACAGACTGGAACAAATCTGATGCCCTAAGTCCCTATGCATtagcccacactgcctcccatCCCAATGGTCTGTGCGTGCCCCTTTGCTGCTGAAGTCATTGCTGGTCTGGTTCTGAATGTGGCCATATTGTGTTTTATGGTGGTGGGACACAGGGTATGTCTAACAACAGTTGGGAGCGTGCTTTCCGGCACAGGGAGACAGAGCCATGCTAGCAGCATTGCTATGCTGGCATGGGCTAGTTCTCTAAGTCCGTAC
Proteins encoded in this window:
- the ADRA2B gene encoding alpha-2B adrenergic receptor — protein: MDSPEGYSVQATAAIAAIITFLILFTIFGNVLVIIAVLTSRSLKAPQNLFLVSLAAADILVATLIIPFSLANELMGYWHFRKTWCEIYLALDVLFCTSSIVHLCAISLDRYWSVSQAIEYNSKRTPKRIKGIILIVWMIAAFISLPPLIYKGNKKDSQDGRPQCKLNEEAWYILSSSIGSFFAPCIIMILVYLRIYFIAKHRTRQGSRGKKSKAEKKGTSKKITGPTSETSPQQLSEREPNGHQVPNEDSDQPATPTLPAHRTSLLSLEEEQQQLPPSATNPCQPQSEKKESSGSSPLERSPHCSLKQRNGHPQSSVKGMETLATAKGEVLLVRRVKTLSANPWKRKTHLNREKRFTFVLAVVIGVFVLCWFPFFFLYSLGAICPELCKVPNSVFQFFFWIGYCNSSLNPVIYTIFNQDFRKAFRKILCRQGTQTAW